One part of the Gossypium raimondii isolate GPD5lz chromosome 1, ASM2569854v1, whole genome shotgun sequence genome encodes these proteins:
- the LOC105776295 gene encoding soluble inorganic pyrophosphatase 4-like isoform X2, whose amino-acid sequence MTPPIETTVKSSDSHCASHPPLNERILSSMTRRSVAAHPWHDLEIGPGAPTVFNCTTFSSMGQASTGSELSLQQKADVGAAAMDGMCAIHFAAQKGHLEVV is encoded by the exons ATGACTCCACCAATTGAGACTACAGTCAAGTCCTCTGACTCTCACTGCGCTTCACATCCTCCTTTGAATGAAAGGATCCTTTCGTCAATGACCAGGAGGTCCGTCGCTGCTCACCCATGGCATGATCTTGAAATTG GACCTGGAGCTCCTACGGTTTTTAACTGC ACTACATTTAGCAGCATGGGCCAGGCAAGCACAGGTAGTGAGTTATCTTTGCAACAAAAGGCTGATGTTGGTGCTGCTGCCATGGATGGCATGTGTGCGATTCATTTTGCGGCGCAGAAAGGACATCTAGAGGTTGTCTGA
- the LOC105776295 gene encoding soluble inorganic pyrophosphatase 4-like isoform X1 produces MMTPPIETTVKSSDSHCASHPPLNERILSSMTRRSVAAHPWHDLEIGPGAPTVFNCTTFSSMGQASTGSELSLQQKADVGAAAMDGMCAIHFAAQKGHLEVV; encoded by the exons TGATGACTCCACCAATTGAGACTACAGTCAAGTCCTCTGACTCTCACTGCGCTTCACATCCTCCTTTGAATGAAAGGATCCTTTCGTCAATGACCAGGAGGTCCGTCGCTGCTCACCCATGGCATGATCTTGAAATTG GACCTGGAGCTCCTACGGTTTTTAACTGC ACTACATTTAGCAGCATGGGCCAGGCAAGCACAGGTAGTGAGTTATCTTTGCAACAAAAGGCTGATGTTGGTGCTGCTGCCATGGATGGCATGTGTGCGATTCATTTTGCGGCGCAGAAAGGACATCTAGAGGTTGTCTGA